ACAAGTTATAAGTTTAtgttatatatctatatacacattataaaatttatttactatttacATGCATGGGGTAAATGCAACATAGATTGCTCAATTTTGATTATTGTTTCATTACGGTACAGTAAATTTCaatttgtatcataaaaataacTTGATAGTTTTTGTTCCACTAAAGTCACTGCTATAAACTTTCAACTAAATTAATACCAGAGATATGATGTGGCATTACTTTCACTATGGACTCAGAATGTCAGATCCGGAGTTACTCAAAATCAAATCCAATAATATCATGTCAGCAACATACTCTCCGATCATGGTCTGTAAGTGTTTATGTTGCTGACATGGTATTAGTAGAACTGACATAATATCTCTTGTACTCTGACAGGACTTTGTCCGCTCTGGCATAGACTTGGAAAGTTATAACAGTGGCTAAAGTGGAATAAAATTCAATGTTCAGTTACTTTTATAGTACAATTTGAAGTTTAGTAACGGTAGTTAAACAATAATCAAAAGTTAAGCGACCGTCATAGCATCTCTACTGGATTTGCATTCCTGTGAGCAACTATTACAGAAACCTTTACTACACAACAGGTTTAGACGGTTGATCATTGAAGTTGATTCTGGAAGATGGATCTTGAAGGTTGCTCCATGATCGAACTTCCATCTTCTTAGTTCTGTTAAGTTGCTTCACAACATCAAGCCGCTCAGAAGAATACGGAGAAGGGATCTAATCACAGTTAATAAAAATAGGATTAGCACAGGTCAGAACTAGCAGAATAGGAATAAGTGTACAAGGGATTACCAGTTGTGGCAAGTATCTTTTGATGGCTGCTAGCATGGCTGCATGGCCTACAGCAGAGACCTGATCATAATGACGAAGATGAGGAAGAATTAACTTTTTTTCAAGGATTGTTCTACACTTCTAATTCTGGATTCATGTTATCCACTTCGTGTTCATCATGTACAATATCATATGAGTATCTAATCATTGGTACAGGGTGTGCAGATTGTTTGTTGCTAAGCCGGAAATGTATGAGGATGAGAAGGAAGAAATGAATTTATGCAGATGAGAAAATGATACATACAGGTAACCTTATGGAGTAGGTACTTTCTTTTacgaaaaaagagaaaaaaaggaAGGTTCCAATGACTCAAGTAATCTTCAAAGAAAATTTAGCCAGGTTACTTTTAGAATAGCCTGACATAAGCAAGTAGTTGCAGCATCATGATGTCAAATATCTTAAGATTAGAATTTGAAAAGAGGAGTAAGGTGGACGAAGGGCTTACAGGAATTAGCATTAGGATTGTAATTGGAACAAGCGTAGCAATGTCATTCATTGTTCTCTTTAACTTCCCTCTTTCCCTTCTTGAAACTTTATGACCCTTCAATTGCTTTAGGAGTAGTTCCAAAGCATCTATGATATCTTCAAAGAGCAACTGAGTTCCCATCCATACATCCTTTAAAACAAATCAGTTAGCAATGACCAATTTTATTTCAGATATGCTCGTCTACATGGAAAGCAGTAATATTGTGCTTACGGAACTTGTAGATGCTAATTTGACTCTGTATCTCCTTATTAAACTTGTATGCACAGAATTTGATTGGGTTGAGGTGGTAGGTGCCTCCGCCAAGGTTATTACGTTTGTCATATTAGAGCTTCCAGCATGCTCCTACAAGTACATGGATGTAGAAGTTAAGAGAAACATGGGACACCAACTAGAAATACACAACTATTCAACAAATTGGCAGACATATATGGACCCAGACCGACCTATGTGCACAGATAAATTTCAATTTGCACATCTTTCTTAACTGAAATAATCTTTTGATATTATCTGGAAATGACACCTTTTTCAGGTTAACTTCTTCATGTTCAACTCCTCGCTTTTGTTGTGCTTCCAGTGCCATAGAATACTTGCTTGTGCCCTTTATTCCCACACCCAGGATGTGATCAGAAACACCAGCTTCAGCAATCTTATGTGATTCACTGGAATAGAATTTACAAAAGCACAGTTACTGTAAATATTTGCATCATAGTTCaattttaatgctttgaatatGATGTACCATTCAAAAGAGACAGCATTACCAAGGTCTAGCATAAACCGCCTGGTAATCTTCCAGACACACAGTCAATAGGCTTTGGCTGAAAATAAATAGAGTGCAGAATGTTATAAAATAATTTGCCACTGCGGCAGATGAAAAAATTGCACAAACAAGTAAAGCTTAAGTTACAACATTATTTACAACCTCCGGAGCAAAAATTCTAGTGATTCTGCTTTTAAGGGCTGTTGAGCTGATCGAATGAAGTGAGCAAATCCGGAGAAACAATCATAGCAAACTGTAAATACTGTGGATAATATAATATCTTTCTCTGCTTGAATTGGATACTGCTTTgaccttttcctttcttgattGCTCAGAGGAAAATAAGCATCATAAAACTCAAGCCATCCAATTTCATCAGTTACTACCTACAGGGATTTATTCTACTTCAGGACACATCAAATAACTCATTTCCATCAACATCATGATACAACATGCTTACCTCCATGAAACTTTCATATGCTGATACAGAAGCAAGTTCAGGGTAAGTAAAGAGGATACCACACTCCATATAACTGATAGGCAAATTATTCGACTTGTTATAGGATTtatattgaaaaaatatatcaaatattcAACACAGCAAAAGTGTGAAGTTACTTGAGGAAGTCTTTAACCAGCTCGTCAAGATCCTTGACACCCGACCTTAATAAGAACAATCTAGTCTTTCTTCCCAAATATGCAAAGAGTCCAAGAGTTGCCAAACTATCCGCCTGAAACTTTTAAGAAACTGTAATCCATTGCTCAAATGAAAGAATGATGATCTACTTTAGAAACTGCAAACTGCCATAAGTTTTCTAACATTAGAAACCTACTAGCTACGGAGGAATTTCTATATATCAGATTAGAATTTGGATTTTATCATTATGTTTTATGTCTTAAAACTGGTCTCCTGGAAATGAGCCATCAGTCCTCTAAATAAATCaatgtttctaaaaaaattggtcaggaaactttttttttttggttcaaaCAGCAGTCAGGAAACTTTTATGGACCAGAGATTTGACCTTTTGAAGACTATCTTCTGTTTTGACAACTACACTTTCTTTGAAGAATGCTGCTGAGAGCTTTTTCTGAGCCAGGCCAATCCAGAATTCTAGCTCTTCAATTTCATTGCAAGGAAGAACCTTTCCTCCAAAATGTGATAGGAAGTCAAGTTCAAATCCCGCCTCAGTTGCTAACTGGTGCAATTTATTGACTTCAACAAGACTATGTGAAAGATCCATAAGCTCTACCAATACATCCTCAATTGATAGTGTACACATAGGACAAGAAATTCTTCCAGAACTCAGCTTTCCGACAGCAGTACAGCAGCTTATTGCTACAATAATTCCTGCTACACCACTGAATACATATATCTAGGTGCTAAATTCACAACTCAATAACAATATGTGAACTGCATCAAGCTAAGAGCAGAGGATTGTCTAAACAAACCTTCCAGCATATTCCATAGTCCACTTCTTCAGTAAGGGAATAAAAAAACAAGCTATACGGGGCAATTCCACCACTCTAAACCATTGAACCAATTCCACATGCTTCATCTTCAGTTCGCTTTCAATGTACTCTCCCAGCAAGTTTATCTTTGGGGTCAAGCTAAAGTAAATGAAGGAACAAAAGCATTAGACTGCATTGCTATCTTTATTATCAATGGTTACATTACATTGAAATGAGACATCATGCtggttcaaaaataaaaataacaaccTGGTCAGGTCAAAACTTTAAGGCCTCATTTGTTTGTCGGAAAATATTGAGTAAATATTGGGTAATGGAAGGTATTGTTTTGGAAAATAAACATTTCCcggtgtttggctacaacacCGGAAAACATGAAGAAGTGGTGGGTGGCTAATGTTTTCCGAAGGCTAAGAAGGAATGGAGTAGGACTCCAAAAGCTTAGTAGAATGTTTCTCTTTTCAAAAGATATTTTCCTCATTTTCTTCATAAATTTTCCAATTGACTTACCTAAAATTTTCGGTTTGACTTATTTTACTAAGCAAACGAACGTGGCCTAAAACTCaaaattttacttctaactTTAGTATGAAAGTGATCTTTCAAAAGTTGCAAAAGCACCAGTGAAAATATCTTTTGAAGGGATAAGCATCCTCTGGTGTTACATGTCTCCATTAGATGAAGAATATTGGAAGAAAAGGGAGAAAAAATCACTCACATGTCTTTAACTGGGGATGCATTGTTGCGACGGTCAAGAGAAAGCAAAATCTCTACATCAATTGCCATTTTCAACAAAGCATAAACAGCTACCTGGACAGCCATAATAGTCAATGATTCTTGATCCAATTTTTCATGCCTTCTAATGATTCATAAAGATTGTTCCACCTCCACTCAATTAAATTACCTCTGTGATTATTGTTAAATGCAAAGAAGAAATAGGAGCAGAAACATGAGAATGAATGCACATTATGATATCAGTCTAAAAAGCCTGTTACGTAAAAAACGAAGAGATATAAGTTCTTAATTCCCTGATTCGATATGCATGTACCTGATAAGCGATATTTCTGTGCCATTCATGGACATCTTTCCCATTCCAGGCCATTGCAAGCTCTGCATTACTTCCTGCCAGTTCAAGTGACTGAACCGCTTGGGAAAAACTTGCAGCAGACTCATGCAAGACCCACACAAGACAATTAACTCGATTGAACTCAATTTCATCATTCTCAGCTATAGCTGTGGTAGGACTACTGTCATCATTAGTTTCTTCagcagaagaagaggccataGTTGATAATGCTCTCAAATAAGCAGAGCGTGAAGAAGTGTAATTTGCAAACAAAAGCTGAAGTGAAACACTCTTCTTAGAGTAGTGAAAATCCCCAAGTTCCTTCTTGTTTAACTTCAACAACTTAGGTGGATCACCCTTGGTCCTTTTGATTTTTGACCCGAAAGACTTTCTGTGACATCAGAAGCACAACCAATCAATTATGAGAATAGTTGAGCACACTCATTTACAATAACAATTTGTTGGGATCTTTCATCGTAGGGCATAAGCATGTAAACCTTAAGTTTCTTCTTGTTTTGTTGAAACAAACTGttcattttattaaaattttaaaactgcGAGCAGAAACAAGAAAATATCTATTGTAATCTGTCAATTTGAGGGTCTTCAAGCAACAGAAAGcagttttaaaatatttactttttctgATGTCACACATTTATCTTTGTTAGTTCTAACAAAGTACATTACATATCCTAAAATAACTTCAAAATAGTACAATCTTTCCAGAAACATGGTTTGTTGAGCGTGAGCCCGTAGAAATCGTTCCTCTCTACTATTACTGACTCCATTTCCCGATCCCTAAAATGTATCAAGAACAATCGCAGTAATTAAAAGCCCAGGATAGAATTCAAGTTGCATTCAAATCAGTTCCTACTAAAATCTTGGAAAAAGGAAAAGTCCAAGCTCACATGTGGACGCAGCCAACAGTATTTAAAATTGCAGACAATAACGAAGTACTAGAAAACAATAAGTTAGTTAGAATAAATCAATGTGATCCTGCGCAGAAAgaaagtaaaaagtaaataaagagGGAGAAAGCTTactggaagagaaattgtttgGGGGATTGGAGAGAGCAATGGGAAGCCATGGAGTGATAGAAGAacgaagagaagaaaaaaagaaagtagAATGGAACGCATCGAAGCTTTTAAAGAGTGAGCGTAGGAATCGAGGAAGGGGTTGGTTTGGTTTTATCAAAATTGTTGGTTGGTAGTTAATAATGATAAAAGAGGCAATAGGCATTGGATTTATCTCCCGCCAGCCGTTTTTAGTAGTAGTATTCAAGTTTCTTGGATTCTTGTGCAAAACTGTGGATTTTGGGCTATGTTTTAAGAACGGAAAATTAATTGTTTTTACCATGGTTATAGCAACCGGACCGGTTAAAGAACGAGTAGGGATAAAAGGTTATGGAATCAACCGAATGTTAAATCAGAGTTCAAAAAAATTctctaaaaattattgtttttagttttatttaacattttaacatagaaaaacattaatgaaattaaaattttcCTCTCAAAtccttaattaattgattgataaaTTCAATAGAAACTCAACATGAAACTTGAAATCCACCGAGAGACGAAAAgagtaatttataaataaaaattacagtACATaactaatcctaaaatatactTTCGTAGATTGAAAATAGGATATACGAAATATAAAGTGAAACTCAATTGGAAATTATAAGTatagagttagaaattagaaattttaagcattataaaactataaattcgaaaataaaaaaattgtaatatCTCTATCAATAtggaaaaaattgaaaatatgaCTAAGGACTAAATTAATAAAGTTCTTATAATGCATAAATTCTCAATTTCCTAAAAAAACTTATCtagtttcttaaaaaaaaaaaaaaaaacttatctagcgattaatttattaatgagttattaaaaatataatagtaAAATCAAACTTAAATTTAGATTTtctttccttaaaaaaaattagattaaaaaaaaataaggctAAAATTTTGAAATGTGAAACCCATTAACCCACAACCGGTTTTCCGGTTTAGCGGTTCAACGAAACGAGtttcaataatattttattttagctACCTCCGGATCGGTTTCTACCGGCTAAATTACTAGGGTGTGGCGGCTATTCATACCAATTTCATTGCTCTGCTTGCATTTTCAGACACGGCACTCATCTCTCAATATATTACTTAATTTCTGCTCATGCTCTCCACACGCCAAaccattatttttcttttttaattaataattatcaacAATGTTAGCCTCATAATTGAACTTTTAATTGGAATTAAACCTAAAATTGttgattattaattaaaattattgtaGGAAAAAGGTTGTCTTAAGCTACTGAAAAGTTGGTTGGAtcattatttaatgtttattgtttTTTCAAGAAAATGAGATGGTGATGTGAAGTACAATGGTCAAGTGTATCAAAATTAGAACCTGTAAAAAGAGAAACATCAAAAGCGGCACAACCGACAGCTTCACATCTACACTTCATAACTTTTATTTTAGTGGGCGACTATATACCGCACTAAAATTCCGGTTCACCACCCTGTATTGACCTTTTTGGCCTTCTCATTATTTCAAACATAAGTTTTGAAATTCCAAATCCTCTCAGCATCTTttccattctaaaaaaaaccgaCCAAAAACGAGATGGCACGAAGAGGAGGCATCGGCAAAGGATACATGGGTATTACGGTaagtatttccataaaaaaaattatcaaaatcgtgAGTAATCGGGCCAAAATTCGGGATTAAAATCCCAGAATTTCGCCTAGGCGGGCGCCGGAATCCatctccacctacggtggaacgcatgaactatgcgttccaccgtaggtggagatGCAGCGTGTCGAGCGATCCACCCTAAGGTGGATCGCACGGCGCACGCGCTCCACCGTAAGGCGGAGCGCGCGGCGCATGCGATCCACCTTAGGGTGGATCGCTCGACGTACGCGTTCCACTTAAGGTGGAACGCGTACAACGCATGCACTCCACCTTATGGTGGGGCGCATGCGCCACCCGTTTGGCCTAAGGGCCAAACATTTGCGGCGCACTGGTCGGCCCTAAGGCCGACTGGTGcgccgcacccgtttggccctTAGGGTAGGTGGTGTAAATCACCCGCCCAGGCCAAAAAGGggcaaattttgaattttttttaaaaaaaattgcacgGACCGGGCGTAGGCAAACCCGAacgtatagaaaaaaaaattatgttaaattgaatataccttataaataaataatattacaggaTAAGGAGGGAGCTGACCCTAGACGCACGTCTTCACGTCCTGTTACTGCATCTGCTCGGCGGGACCGGGAGGAGCAGCAGCGGTTTATGGCGGACGCCCGGAGGGCACATGCTGCACAGGCGGAGCGTGCTGAGGGATGGGATGAGGCGGCTGGTATAGACATGGACGGGGATGCTTCTATGCATCGTCCTAGTGCTGATACTATCCCCATAGATCGTGGCGTTgtgacgaggggtcgagacggatgattttcttctaccgcagcatcttcttctggtaagagaaattaaaaaatgtgtttatttgtatttgtgttaatcgtgattattgaaaaatatactaaaaaattaatgtctaccgtttgctgtaatttcaggtagcagcaagcgatCGAGGAGTGTAGAAGATGACTGGGTTGTGAAGGACCCCGTCCCCGGGGGTCCATTTGATGATGCTGTGATCCTGAGCTTTTTGGGACATATTGCATGTGCTATATGGGCCGGTCAGGACAGGGGCGTccttaggtgtcataccagatcagGGTATTGCACGAAGCTGAGATTATGGTACAGTGGTTCTTTCCGGACGATTCAGTCGCGTATCGAGTCATCTGGCTTGTTCCATTTACCTGGTATTATGCACAGTCACATAGATGCTGCACTGATCACGGCATTTGttgagcggtggcagccagacacgtcatcatttcacatgccatttggcgagatgaccattttgatgcatgatgtgtgggagaTATTGCGCATCCCCGTAGATGGTGCCATGGTGACTGTTGATGCGACTGTTGATGAGCTTAAGGAGTgcgtgatggatttgtttggggTGACTCGGGTTGAGTTAGATGCCCGTCATTATGCTTCTGGTGGTATACGAGCCACTTCCGTCATGGAGCGCTGTGGAGGTGATCGGATTCCTGAGACCCAGGCTATAGCTTGGACGTGGCTGATgctcggttccaccttgttcgtagacaagagtggtgaccgcatccgaccttcttgtctgttagaggtgcaggactcggcggctggagccgttggactttcttggggatcagctgcactagcatatctataccgtcatcttgGTATTGCTA
The window above is part of the Euphorbia lathyris chromosome 3, ddEupLath1.1, whole genome shotgun sequence genome. Proteins encoded here:
- the LOC136222383 gene encoding uncharacterized protein isoform X2; this encodes MAVQVAVYALLKMAIDVEILLSLDRRNNASPVKDILTPKINLLGEYIESELKMKHVELVQWFRVVELPRIACFFIPLLKKWTMEYAGSGVAGIIVAISCCTAVGKLSSGRISCPMCTLSIEDVLVELMDLSHSLVEVNKLHQLATEAGFELDFLSHFGGKVLPCNEIEELEFWIGLAQKKLSAAFFKESVVVKTEDSLQKADSLATLGLFAYLGRKTRLFLLRSGVKDLDELVKDFLNYMECGILFTYPELASVSAYESFMEVVTDEIGWLEFYDAYFPLSNQERKRSKQYPIQAEKDIILSTVFTVCYDCFSGFAHFIRSAQQPLKAESLEFLLRSQSLLTVCLEDYQAVYARPCESHKIAEAGVSDHILGVGIKGTSKYSMALEAQQKRGVEHEEVNLKKEHAGSSNMTNVITLAEAPTTSTQSNSVHTSLIRRYRVKLASTSSDVWMGTQLLFEDIIDALELLLKQLKGHKVSRRERGKLKRTMNDIATLVPITILMLIPVSAVGHAAMLAAIKRYLPQLIPSPYSSERLDVVKQLNRTKKMEVRSWSNLQDPSSRINFNDQPSKPVV
- the LOC136222383 gene encoding uncharacterized protein isoform X1 codes for the protein MASHCSLQSPKQFLFQKSFGSKIKRTKGDPPKLLKLNKKELGDFHYSKKSVSLQLLFANYTSSRSAYLRALSTMASSSAEETNDDSSPTTAIAENDEIEFNRVNCLVWVLHESAASFSQAVQSLELAGSNAELAMAWNGKDVHEWHRNIAYQVAVYALLKMAIDVEILLSLDRRNNASPVKDILTPKINLLGEYIESELKMKHVELVQWFRVVELPRIACFFIPLLKKWTMEYAGSGVAGIIVAISCCTAVGKLSSGRISCPMCTLSIEDVLVELMDLSHSLVEVNKLHQLATEAGFELDFLSHFGGKVLPCNEIEELEFWIGLAQKKLSAAFFKESVVVKTEDSLQKADSLATLGLFAYLGRKTRLFLLRSGVKDLDELVKDFLNYMECGILFTYPELASVSAYESFMEVVTDEIGWLEFYDAYFPLSNQERKRSKQYPIQAEKDIILSTVFTVCYDCFSGFAHFIRSAQQPLKAESLEFLLRSQSLLTVCLEDYQAVYARPCESHKIAEAGVSDHILGVGIKGTSKYSMALEAQQKRGVEHEEVNLKKEHAGSSNMTNVITLAEAPTTSTQSNSVHTSLIRRYRVKLASTSSDVWMGTQLLFEDIIDALELLLKQLKGHKVSRRERGKLKRTMNDIATLVPITILMLIPVSAVGHAAMLAAIKRYLPQLIPSPYSSERLDVVKQLNRTKKMEVRSWSNLQDPSSRINFNDQPSKPVV